A single window of Culicoides brevitarsis isolate CSIRO-B50_1 chromosome 3, AGI_CSIRO_Cbre_v1, whole genome shotgun sequence DNA harbors:
- the LOC134835645 gene encoding probable cytochrome P450 9f2, translated as MSCISCGLTWAVIILSSLYFIFKLAMKKYQYFKEKGIPHVPGVPIFGSLYSTMMMHKSIPDWLLEVMHQFRTHRFFGIYGVMGPTFVLQDPDLIKQICVKDFDNFTNHPNMLSTSHDELLSNALNILRDQKWKDMRSTLSPAFTGSKMRMMFDLIRECADDFVSYCNSKVNSDKTMEIVTKDIFSKVTINIISSTAFGLKVDSVRDPQNPVFVHATRSFDIRSLKAQIKFLMIGGMPKLADFLGVSFTPKDSQKFFKKLVKDTIEHRRKTKETRPDVIQLLIQAQDGTLKYETEEKDDHGGFAVIEESDIGKKEVKQTWSDTDLAAQCFLFFVAGFDTTSTLLTFASYELAVNDEVQEKLFAEIKETKQKLMGRPINYELLQKMEYLDAFVSEVLRVHPPGFLTDRYCNNDTEIEDHEGKKFTIPKGSMIWSNIYGIHHSHKYFPNPEKFDPERFLGANKEKIIPNSYIPFGLGPRACIGSRFALMEGKIILYSILSEFKFEVCDKTLVPMRYSGGFGMGPRVDLIVQLKKR; from the exons atgagTTGCATTTCGTGTGGCCTTACGTGGGCCGTTATTATTCTGTCCTCGCTGTATTTCATATTTAAGTTGGCAATGAAAAAGTACCAATATTTCAAGGAAAAAGGAATTCCGCATGTTCCTGGCGTTCCAATTTTTGGCTCTCTCTACAGCACAATGATGATGCACAAATCGATTCCGGACTGGTTGTTAGAAGTCATGCATCAGTTCCGAACGCAtcgattttttggcatttacgGTGTTATGGGACCCACTTTTGTGTTGCAAGATCCAGACTTGATTAAACAAATTTGCGTGAAGGACTTTGACAATTTTACCAATCACCCAAATATGCTAAGTACGTCGCACGATGAACTTCTGTCGAAcgctttgaatattttgcgCGATCAAAAGTGGAAAGATATGCGATCGACACTCAGTCCCGCCTTCACAGGCTCAAAAATGCGAATGATGTTCGACTTGATACGTGAATGTGCCGATGATTTTGTGTCTTATTGCAACAGCAAAGTAAACAGCGATAAGACAATGGAGATCGTaactaaagatattttttccaaagtgACAATAAACATTATTTCCAGCACTGCATTCGGTTTGAAGGTCGATTCTGTGCGTGATCCCCAAAATCCCGTTTTTGTTCATGCCACACGTTCCTTCGACATTCGCAGTTTAAAggcacaaattaaatttttaatgatcggAGGTATGCCCAAATTAGCAGATTTCCTGGGTGTTAGTTTTACGCCGAAAGActctcaaaaattctttaagaaaCTCGTCAAGGACACCATTGAGCATCGTCGCAAGACAAAAGAAACTCGCCCAGATGTCATTCAGCTGCTGATTCAAGCTCAAGATGGCACCTTGAAATACGAGACGGAGGAAAAGGACGATCATGGGGGATTTGCTGTAATTGAAGAATCGGACATTGGCAAGAAGGAAGTCAAGCAAACGTGGAGTGATACTGACTTGGCGGCACAATGTTTCTTGTTTTTCGTCGCTGGTTTCGATACAACGTCCACTCTTCTCACCTTTGCCAGCTACGAGTTGGCGGTTAATGACGAGGtgcaggaaaaattatttgccgaAATTAAAGAGACGAAACAAAAACTCATGGGACGCCCAATTAACTACGAGCTTTTGCAGAAAATGGAATATTTGGATGCTTTTGTGTCGGAAGTTTTGCGTGTGCATCCACCTGG CTTCCTAACCGATCGTTACTGCAACAACGACACCGAAATCGAAGACCACGAAGGAAAGAAATTCACAATTCCCAAGGGATCGATGATTTGGTCCAACATCTATGGCATTCATCATTCCCATAAATATTTCCCGAATCCCGAGAAATTCGATCCCGAACGATTTTTGGGTGCcaacaaggaaaaaattattcccaACAGTTACATTCCATTCGGGTTAGGACCCCGCGCATGCATTGGCTCACGATTCGCCCTGATGGAGGGCAAGATAATCCTCTACAGCATTTTGTCAGAGTTCAAATTCGAAGTTTGTGATAAAACTTTGGTTCCGATGCGATACAGTGGTGGATTTGGCATGGGACCACGAGTTGATTTGattgttcaattaaaaaaacgttaa
- the LOC134833380 gene encoding probable cytochrome P450 9f2, which produces MHEFRSHRFFGIYNLSGPIFVIQDPELIKQICVKDFDNFTNHPNVISTVYDELLPNSLSILRDQKWRDMRSTLSPAFTGSKMRMMFDLIRECADDFVTYCKENLDENDLIEINVKDIFSKVTTNIISSTAFGLKVDSVRDTENPVYYHALRSFDLRSQAAILRTTVIAGFPRIAKWLKMSFVPKDSQEFFKKVVKDTIEHRRKTKETRPDVIQLLMQAQDGTLTHDIDSKEDSEGFAVIEESDVGKTKITKTWNDVEIAAQCFLFFIAGFDTTSTFLTFASYELAVNEDVQEKIFNEIREAKEKLMGRPINYETLQKMEYLDAFVSEVLRVHPPGFITDRVCNSDTEIEDHEGRKFIIPKGKMIWVNIYGMHHSHKYFPNPEQFKPERFLGGNKEKIIPNSYIPFGIGPRACIGSRFALMESKIILYSILSEFKFAVCDKSLVPMRYGIGMTIGPRVDLIVALKKR; this is translated from the exons ATGCACGAATTCCGGTCTCAtcgattttttggcatttacaACTTAAGTGGTCCAATTTTCGTCATTCAAGATCCAGAACTTATCAAACAAATTTGTGTGAAAGACTTTGACAATTTTACGAATCATCCGAATGTCATATCAACGGTGTACGATGAGCTCCTTCCCAACTCTTTGAGTATCTTGAGGGACCAAAAGTGGCGCGATATGCGATCGACACTGAGTCCCGCCTTCACGGGCTCGAAGATGCGAATGATGTTCGATCTGATTCGCGAGTGTGCCGATGACTTTGTCACTTACTGCAAGGaaaatttggatgaaaatgatttaattgagATAAATGTGAAAGATATTTTCTCGAAAGTGACGACTAACATAATTTCCAGCACCGCATTTGGTTTGAAAGTTGATTCAGTACGAGACACGGAGAATCCTGTTTATTATCACGCATTACGTTCCTTCGACTTACGAAGTCAAGCAGCAATTTTGCGAACAACAGTGATTGCCGGATTTCCTCGCATCGCAAAATGGCTTAAAATGAGTTTTGTTCCGAAAGATTCTCaggaattctttaaaaaagtgGTGAAAGACACGATTGAACATCGTCGTAAGACGAAGGAAACTCGTCCGGATGTCATTCAACTTTTGATGCAAGCGCAAGATGGGACTTTGACGCATGATATCGACTCGAAAGAAGATAGCGAAGGTTTTGCAGTGATTGAAGAATCCGATGTTGGcaagacaaaaattacgaaaacgTGGAATGATGTAGAGATTGCAGCACaatgttttctattttttatcgcTGGGTTCGACACGACTTCAACTTTTCTTACATTTGCTAGTTATGAATTAGCGGTGAATGAAGATGTGcaggagaaaattttcaatgaaattcgtGAAGCGAAGGAAAAACTGATGGGAAGACCGATTAACTACGAAACTTTGCAGAAAATGGAATATTTGGACGCTTTTGTGTCAGAAGTTTTGCGAGTTCATCCACCTGG ATTCATAACTGATCGTGTTTGCAACTCAGATACGGAAATCGAGGACCATGAAGGCCGCAAATTCATAATTCCCAAAGGAAAAATGATTTGGGTCAACATTTATGGCATGCATCATTCACACAAATATTTCCCGAATCCGGAACAATTTAAGCCAGAACGGTTTTTGGGTGgtaataaggaaaaaattattcccaACAGTTATATTCCGTTTGGCATTGGACCTCGCGCTTGTATCGGTTCTCGCTTTGCTTTGATGGAAAGCAAGATAATTCTTTACAGCATTTTATCAGAGTTCAAATTCGCTGTTTGTGATAAGAGCTTGGTGCCGATGCGATATGGCATTGGAATGACCATAGGACCAAGGGTCGACTTAATTGTTGCACTCAAGAAACGATAA
- the LOC134833763 gene encoding cytochrome P450 9e2-like, protein MITWIIICLSLAFVWWKVSQRKFKIFKQKGIPFVPAFPLFGSTWETIVKQMPYPEWMLEQTHKFRKNRFFGLSNYGTMTFVVQEPELVKQLCIKDFENFVNHPGTTISEHDELLINSLSILRDQRWKDMRSTLSPAFTGSKMRMMFGLVKECAEDFVSYIDENLDENGCIELNTKETYSKVTLDVISSTAFGLKVDSLRDPENEVYVKATNAFDIQTFYGQLKLMILQMSPSLGEKFGFSLTKPEFNVFFKKMIKDTFQQRRSMKSFRPDIVQLLIQAQDGNLNDDVEDNETPSNGKKKILTDLDLAAQCFIFFFAGSDTTAILLNFCSYALATNEDVQAKLYEEIQTIREKQGDDPITYENVHQMPYLNAFISEVLRMYPPAFVTDRLCNRATEIVDYNGSKMQIPEGAHVWFNIYGMHHSHKYFSNPEKFSPERFLPENKHKLALNAYMPFGVGPRNCIGSRFALMDAKTVLFSLLSRYKIEVCDKTLVPLRYKAGFGLVPKSDLIFTFRKR, encoded by the exons atGATAACGTGGATCATTATTTGCCTCTCATTGGCGTTTGTTTGGTGGAAGGTGTCACAACgcaagttcaaaattttcaagcaaaaaggAATTCCTTTCGTTCCTGCTTTCCCTCTTTTTGGCTCAACATGGGAAACTATTGTCAAACAAATGCCTTACCCAGAATGGATGCTCGAGCAAACGCACAAATTCcgtaaaaatcgttttttcggACTTTCAAATTACGGAACAATGACATTTGTAGTCCAAGAACCAGAACTGGTTAAGCAATTGTGTATTAaggattttgaaaatttcgtcaATCATCCAGGCACAACAATTTCCGAGCACGATGAGCTACTGATAAATTCCTTGTCCATATTGCGAGATCAGAGATGGAAAGATATGCGATCGACACTGAGTCCTGCCTTCACGGGCTCGAAAATGCGAATGATGTTTGGCTTGGTTAAGGAATGTGCCGAGGACTTTGTTTCCTACATTGACGaaaatttggatgaaaatgGTTGCATTGAACTAAATACGAAGGAGACATATTCGAAAGTTACGTTGGATGTCATTTCTTCAACGGCATTCGGGCTTAAAGTTGACTCATTGCGCGATCCTGAAAATGAGGTTTATGTAAAAGCGACTAATGCCTTCGATATACAAACATTTTACGGTCAACTTAAGCTTATGATACTGCAAATGAGTCCATCGCTGGgagaaaaatttggatttagTTTGACTAAACCggaatttaatgtattttttaagaagatgATCAAAGATACTTTTCAACAACGTCGGAGTATGAAGAGTTTTCGACCGGATATAGTGCAA cttttaatcCAAGCACAAGACGGAAATCTGAACGATGATGTTGAAGATAACGAAACCCCATCCAACGGcaagaagaaaatattgacGGACCTTGACTTGGCTGCacaatgttttattttcttctttgctGGATCGGACACTACGGCAATTCTCTTGAATTTTTGCTCCTACGCCTTGGCCACTAATGAGGATGTTCAGGCGAAATTGTATGAAGAAATACAAACAATCAGAGAAAAACAAGGAGACGATCCAATTACATACGAAAATGTCCATCAAATGCCATATTTAAACGCTTTTATTTCTGAAGTTTTGCGAATGTATCCACCTGCTTTTGTCACGGATCGTCTGTGCAATCGTGCCACCGAAATTGTCGATTATAACGGTAGTAAAATGCAAATTCCCGAAGGTGCTCATGTCTGGTTCAACATTTACGGAATGCATCAttcacacaaatatttttcaaatcctGAGAAATTCAGTCCAGAACGGTTTTTGCcagaaaataaacataaattagcGTTAAATGCCTACATGCCTTTCGGTGTGGGACCTCGAAATTGTATCG GATCACGTTTTGCTTTGATGGACGCCAAGACAGTTTTATTTAGTCTCTTATCGCGCTACAAGATTGAAGTCTGTGATAAGACATTGGTGCCGTTAAGATATAAAGCTGGGTTCGGACTCGTGCCAAAAAGTGATTTGATTTTCACTTTTAGAAAGCGTTAA
- the LOC134835648 gene encoding probable cytochrome P450 9f2 translates to MGCLFWIFALSPILYLIWRYINKDLDYFAERNIPHEKPLPIFGNWFSTLFLGKPIPDMLLQLSNKFREHKLYGMFDMTVPMYVIKDPELIKQVMVKDFDHFVNHVPFLTSEGDALFGNSLFALLDEKWRNMRSTLSPAFTSSKMRMMYELVRNCADSFITYCNDNLNENGYYDINAKDIFSKATVDVISTCAFGLEVDSLKNPENEVYVNARKSFNFEDFMQQIKVLFIGMAPKLCKWLNINFIPKESSQFFKQIVADTIKHRRSTNTFRPDVIQLLIQAIDGKLKHESDNKDTETGFAVVNETTNSKQVTTKSNWSDSEVAAQCFLFFVAGFDTTSTTLTFALYELVVADDIQEKLFEEITETKNQLNGKPVTYEAIHKMEYLDAFVSEVLRHHPPGFLTDRVCNKNTNLKVDSGEEFFIPNKSKLWINVYGLHHDHQYFPNPMKFDPTRFLGENKKKIIPNTYMPFGLGPRACIGSRFALMEVKLMLYYLLSEFSVKACDKTSIPLHYSNSFALAPDVDLIVRLKKR, encoded by the exons ATGGGTTGCTTATTTTGGATATTTGCCTTATCGCCGATCCTCTATTTGATTTGGCGATATATCAACAAAGATTTGGATTATTTTGCCGAACGAAATATTCCTCATGAAAAACCTCTTCCCATATTTGGCAACTGGTTTTCAACCTTATTCCTTGGAAAACCGATTCCAGACATGCTGCTTCaactttcaaataaatttcgagaACACAA attatACGGTATGTTTGACATGACCGTGCCAATGTACGTCATCAAAGATCCAGAACTGATAAAACAAGTTATGGTTAAagattttgatcattttgtaAATCACGTTCCATTTTTAACGTCTGAAGGAGATGCCCTTTTCGGAAATTCACTTTTTGCACTGCTTGATGAAAAATGGCGAAATATGCGATCGACGTTGTCACCTGCTTTTACCAGTTCCAAAATGCGAATGATGTACGAATTAGTGAGAAATTGTGCCGATTCTTTCATTACGTATTGCaatgataatttaaatgaaaatggtTACTATGACATCAATGCTAAggatatattttcaaaagcgACAGTAGATGTTATTTCCACATGTGCCTTTGGTCTGGAAGtggattcattaaaaaatcccGAGAACGAAGTGTATGTAAATGcgagaaaatcttttaatttcgaGGATTTTATGCAACAAATTAAAGTTCTCTTCATCGGAATGGCACCCAAGTTATGCAAATggctaaatataaattttattccgaAGGAATCGtcgcaatttttcaaacaaattgtcGCTGATACCATCAAACATCGACGAAGCACCAACACTTTTCGTCCGGACGTTATTCAACTTTTGATACAAGCGATAGATGGCAAATTGAAACACGAAAGTGACAATAAAGACACTGAAACGGGATTCGCTGTAGTTAACGAGACCACAAACAGCAAACAAGTCACGACAAAATCAAATTGGAGCGATTCCGAAGTCGCAGCGCAATGTTTCCTCTTTTTTGTCGCCGGTTTTGATACGACATCAACAACATTGACATTTGCCTTGTATGAGCTGGTAGTAGCGGATGATATTCAGGAGAAGCTTTTTGAAGAAATCACGGAGACTAAAAATCAACTGAATGGGAAGCCAGTAACTTACGAAGCAATCCACAAAATGGAATATTTGGATGCTTTCGTGTCGGAAGTCTTGCGTCATCATCCGCCGGGATTCTTAACGGATCGCGTGtgcaacaaaaatacaaatttaaaagttgacAGTGGAGAGGAATTTTTCATACCGAACAAATCGAAGTTGTGGATAAATGTTTATGGATTACATCATGACCATCAATATTTTCCGAATCCCATGAAATTCGATCCAACGCGTTTCCTgggagaaaataaaaagaaaattattccaaacaCCTACATGCCATTCGGACTTGGACCTCGAGCATGTATCG GTTCACGTTTTGCCTTGATGGAAGTCAAATTAATGCTCTATTATTTGTTATCCGAGTTCAGTGTCAAAGCTTGTGATAAGACATCGATTCCGCTACACTACAGCAATTCATTTGCACTTGCTCCCGATGTCGACTTGATTGTTCGGCTGAAAAAACGATGA
- the LOC134835647 gene encoding probable cytochrome P450 9f2 — protein MSLFTWFCLIFPIILLFYFYVKRKYSYFEERNVPFVKPVPLIGNMFLPVLKGESIVEAFVKLATEFRNEPFIGSFEFLSPGLIIQDPEIIKQVTVKNFDNFVNHRVFTDSVSDELLNNSLLLMKFQKWRDMRAALSPAFTGLKMRMMFDLMKKCAENFVTYGREQCAKEKNRRVTINPKEIYSKVTVDIISTCAFGLEVDSLRHSDNEMYINAQRLSNMANVWLALKFIVLSVAPKLGKWLDLTILPKETGKFFKHLIGKTISFRKENNFYRPDILQLLIEAKDGKLKFESDQVADEVGFATIDESDVGRREVKLEWTDTEITAQCLIFFLGGFETVSTLMNFASYELAIDTTIQDKLYREIKHTNDMLNGGPITYDILMKLPYLDAFICELLRKHPGQPGFDRVCNEETLIESDDGKKFTIPKGMVIFVNMFGMHYNPKYFPNPEKFDPERFLGENKKNIKPYTYMPFALGPRACIGSRFALMQAKLLLYHVVLNFEIGIGPKMCIPFRYKKGFKIEPEGCVVDLIERQA, from the exons ATGAGTCTTTTTACGTGGTTTTGTCTGATTTTTCCAAtcatattattgttttatttttacgtcAAACGGAAATATTCTTATTTTGAAGAGCGAAATGTTCCGTTCGTGAAGCCCGTACCGCTGATAGGCAACATGTTTTTGCCAGTGCTAAAAGGCGAGAGCATTGTCGAGGCTTTTGTGAAATTAGCAACTGAATTTAGAAACGAGCCGTTTATTGGATCATTTGAGTTTTTGAGTCCCGGCTTGATAATTCAAGATccagaaataattaaacaagtcactgtgaagaattttgataattttgtgaaCCATCGAGTATTTACGGATAGCGTTTCGGATGAATTGCTGAATAATTCCCTGTTGctgatgaaatttcaaaagtggCGCGACATGCGAGCAGCTCTCAGTCCCGCTTTCACTGGCTTAAAAATGCGGATGATGTTTgacttgatgaaaaaatgtgcGGAAAATTTCGTTACTTATGGACGGGAACAGTGTgccaaggaaaaaaatcgtcgCGTGACAATCAACCCGaaagaaatttattccaaAGTGACGGTAGATATTATTTCAACATGTGCCTTCGGCTTGGAAGTGGATTCGTTGCGACATTCTGACAACGAGATGTACATCAATGCTCAACGATTGTCAAATATGGCAAATGTTTGGTTAgctcttaaatttattgtgcTTAGCGTTGCACCAAAACTCGGAAAATGGTTGGATCTGACAATTCTACCCAAAGAAACtggaaaattcttcaaacatCTCATTGGAAAAACAATTTCTTTCCGGaaggaaaacaatttttaccgTCCAGATATTTTACAACTTCTGATCGAAGCCAAggatggaaaattaaaattcgaatcAGACCAGGTTGCTGACGAAGTGGGCTTTGCCACAATTGACGAATCGGATGTCGGCAGACGTGAGGTGAAACTTGAATGGACTGACACTGAAATAACGGCACaatgtctcatttttttcctcggtGGCTTTGAAACGGTTTCAACTTTGATGAATTTCGCATCGTATGAGTTGGCAATCGACACAACTATTCAAGATAAATTATATCGTGAGATAAAACACACCAATGATATGCTAAATGGAGGACCAATTACTTATGATATCCTTATGAAACTACCGTATTTGGACGCTTTTATTTGTGAACTTTTGAGAAAACATCCCGGACAACCCGGTTTCGATCGGGTGTGTAATGAAGAAACACTCATCGAAAGTGATGatggcaaaaaatttacaattccaAAGGGAATggttatttttgtcaatatgTTTGGCATGCACTATAATCCAAAGTATTTTCCAAATCCCGAGAAATTCGATCCGGAAAGATTCTTGGgggaaaataagaaaaatattaagccTTATACTTATATGCCGTTTGCTTTGGGACCTCGAGCTTGTATTg gatcCCGTTTTGCTTTGATGCAAGCAAAGTTATTATTGTACCACGTGGTGCTAAATTTCGAGATCGGTATTGGACCTAAAATGTGCATTCCTTTTC gataCAAGAAAGGCTTTAAAATTGAACCAGAAGGCTGTGTTGTTGACCTAATAGAACGACaggcataa